In Erigeron canadensis isolate Cc75 chromosome 6, C_canadensis_v1, whole genome shotgun sequence, the following are encoded in one genomic region:
- the LOC122603849 gene encoding stress enhanced protein 2, chloroplastic, whose protein sequence is MALAARLIICQVKSNKPVVGQRDETVPSLPVQKTRLTNTSGITTDSGKIMLQPRVCTLRSYGSDPFGVVKTRNYVDGDEGDGDDVSRFFGMLSEYIESSKKSQDFEIISGRLAMMVFAGTVTMEVVTGNSLFRKTDLQGIAEAVGVCLGAVACAATFAWFSSARNRVDGIFSVRCNTFIDNLIDQVVDGMFYDIDPSDWSDDL, encoded by the exons ATGGCTTTGGCTGCTCGGCTAATTATTTGCCAAGTTAAGTCAAACAAACCAGTGGTTGGCCAAAGAGACGAAACGGTCCCTTCGCTCCCGGTTCAGAAGACGAGGTTGACGAATACGTCTGGGATAACCACGGATAGTGGAAAGATTATGTTGCAGCCAAGAGTGTGCACACTTAGATCATATGGTTCGGATCCTTTTGGAGTGGTGAAAACACGGAATTACGTGGACGGAGACGAAGGCGATGGTGACGATGTGTCTCGATTCTTTGGAATGCTTTCTGAGTACATTGAGAGCTCCAAAAAAAGCCAAGATTTTGAAATCATATCCGGTCGTCTAGCCAtg ATGGTATTTGCAGGGACAGTTACAATGGAAGTTGTGACAGGTAACTCATTATTCCGTAAGACGGATTTACAAGGGATTGCAGAGGCTGTTGGGGTGTGTTTGGGTGCTGTAGCTTGTGCTGCAACTTTTGCTTGGTTCTCTAGTGCTCGTAATAGAGTTGATGGGATCTTCTCCGTTCGTTGCAACACCTTTATCGATAATCTTATTGATCAAGTTGTTGACGGGATGTTCTATGATATCGACCCTAGTGATTGGTCGGACGATCTTTGA
- the LOC122604545 gene encoding 4-alpha-glucanotransferase, chloroplastic/amyloplastic has protein sequence MAVNFLSSLPLLLHIHPKKSPSVTSTSLQSLPKTTRIHNHNHAVTAVKSRDSYAVGEDFPADYADWLPVPDSGAKRRAGVLLHPTSFPGPYGIGDLGDQAFQFIDWLHQAGCSLWQVLPLVPPGRKANEEGSPYSGQDANCGNTLLISLDELVKDGLLMKEELPGPLDTDRVNYETVADIKDSLIAKAAKRLILSKGDLKCQLEVFRKDPDVASWLEDAAYFAAIDDCYNTYNWYDWPEPLKNRHLAALEDIYQSKKDFIDNFVAQQFLFQRQWKKVCQYAQMKGISIMGDMPIYVGYHSADVWANKKYFLLNRKGFPLLVSGVPPDAFSETGQLWDSPLYDWKAMEEDHFSWWVRRLRRAGDLFDEFRIDHFRGFAGFWAVPSEAKIATLGRWKVGPGSSLFDAIFRAVGRINIIAEDLGVITEDVVELRKSIGAPGMAVLQFGFGSDSENPHLPHNHEHNQVVYTGTHDNDTIRGWWDVLPQEEKCNVLNYLSISTDDDISWALIQAALASVAQTSIIPMQDILGLGSSARMNIPATQSGNWGWRIPNSMSFSSMDAEAKKLRDMLTMYGRL, from the exons ATGGCGGTTAATTTTCTCTCATCACTCCCTCTCCTCCTCCACATTCATCCAAAAAAATCACCTTCCGTCACCTCTACTTCACTTCAATCCCTACCTAAAACAACGCGCATACACAATCATAATCACGCCGTAACGGCGGTTAAGTCACGTGATTCCTACGCCGTCGGTGAGGATTTTCCGGCGGATTATGCGGACTGGCTTCCGGTACCTGATTCTGGTGCTAAGAGAAGAGCTGGTGTGCTTCTTCATCCGACGTCGTTTCCTGGTCCGTACGGTATTGGTGATTTAGGTGATCAGGCTTTTCAGTTTATTGATTGGCTTCATCAAGCTGGTTGTTCACTCTGGCAG GTTCTCCCACTTGTTCCACCAGGTAGGAAGGCTAACGAGGAAGGGTCTCCATACTCTGGACAG GATGCAAATTGTGGTAACACGCTTTTGATATCCCTAGATGAGCTTGTGAAAGATGGGTTATTGATGAAAGAGGAGCTTCCTGGACCATT GGATACAGATCGCGTAAATTATGAAACTGTTGCAGACATAAAGGATTCTCTGATAGCCAAG GCTGCAAAGAGGCTCATTTTAAGTAAGGGGGACCTCAAATGTCAGCTTGAAGTTTTCCGCAAAGATCCTGATGTTGCAA GTTGGCTTGAAGATGCAGCATATTTTGCTGCTATTGATGATTGTTACAATACATATAATTGGTATGATTGGCCTGAACCCCTAAAGAATCGTCATCTTGCTGCATTAGAAGACATATATCAAAGTAAAAAGGATTTT ATCGACAACTTTGTTGCACAGCAGTTCTTATTTCAGAGGCAATGGAAAAAAGTTTGTCAATATGCACAGATGAAGGGGATAAGCATAATGGGGGACATGCCCATCTATGTTGGTTATCACAGTGCAGATGTTTGGGCAAACAAGAAATACTTTTTGCTT AACAGGAAAGGGTTTCCACTTTTGGTTAGCGGTGTCCCCCCTGATGCATTTAGTGAAACTGGTCAACTATGGGACAG CCCATTGTATGATTGGAAAGCAATGGAGGAGGATCATTTTTCCTGGTGGGTACGCCGGTTACGACGTGCAGGGGATCTATTTGATGAGTTCAGGATAGATCACTTCAGGGGATTCGCTGGCTTTTGGGCTGTCCCTTCTG AAGCAAAGATTGCCACGTTGGGTAGATGGAAG GTGGGACCTGGAAGCTCTTTATTTGATGCCATCTTTAGAGCTGTTGGGAGGATCAATATCATAGCAGAAGACTTG GGAGTTATAACGGAGGATGTTGTCGAACTTCGGAAATCCATTGGGGCACCTGGAATGGCTGTTCTTCAGTTTG GTTTTGGAAGTGATTCAGAAAATCCACATTTACCTCATAATCATGAGCACAATCAAGTTGTATATACTGGAACTCATGATAACGATACG ATACGAGGTTGGTGGGATGTCCTGCCGCAAGAAGAAAAATGCAAT GTGCTTAACTATCTATCAATTTCCACCGATGATGATATATCATGGGCTCTGATCCAAGCTGCTCTCGCCTCAGTAGCCCAAACTTCAATCATACCTATGCAGGATATTCTTGGGTTGGGGAGTTCTGCTAGAATGAATATTCCAGCAACACAG TCTGGAAATTGGGGTTGGAGGATACCAAATTCTATGAGCTTTTCAAGCATGGATGCTGAAGCAAAGAAGCTAAGAGATATGCTCACCATGTATGGACGGCTATGA
- the LOC122604550 gene encoding ribulose bisphosphate carboxylase small subunit, chloroplastic 3-like produces MSATTFTAAVTGPIYMGLSPNGSKLFQTTNSLPWSKKTVSNGSRVNCMKVWNPINNKKFETLSYLPPLTDESIAKEIDYMIRKGWIPCLEFDSVGYVYRENSRIPNYYDGRYWTLWKLPMFGCTDASQVLNEIQECKTAYPNAYIRCLAFDNVRQAQCMSFVIQKPTAP; encoded by the exons ATGTCTGCAACAACATTCACAGCTGCAGTCACTGGACCTATTTACATGGGTTTGAGCCCAAATGGGTCCAAGCTTTTCCAGACTACAAACTCACTGCCTTGGAGCAAGAAAACGGTCTCAAACGGCTCTAGGGTTAACTGCATGAAG GTTTGGAATCCAATCAATAACAAGAAGTTTGAGACTCTTTCGTATCTCCCACCTCTCACAGATGAATCCATTGCAAAGGAGATTGATTACATGATAAGGAAAGGATGGATACCGTGTCTTGAATTTGACTCG GTGGGATATGTATACAGAGAGAACAGCCGAATACCGAATTACTACGATGGAAGGTATTGGACATTGTGGAAGCTACCCATGTTTGGTTGCACTGATGCCTCACAAGTTTTGAATGAAATCCAGGAATGCAAGACAGCATACCCAAATGCATATATAAGGTGTTTGGCATTTGACAATGTGAGGCAGGCTCAATGCATGTCTTTTGTTATTCAGAAACCTACTGCCCCTTGA